From Desulfuromonas soudanensis, the proteins below share one genomic window:
- a CDS encoding UDP-glucose dehydrogenase family protein, with the protein MNITIVGTGYVGLVTGACFAEMGNSVTCVDVDAAKIDRLNNGQIPIFEPGLKPIVASNSREGRLRFTTDLPAAMKEAKVYMIAVGTPPDEDGSADLKHVLAVARTIGQNLESYAVIVDKSTVPVGTADRVRGAIAVELEKRGVKIPFDVVSNPEFLKEGAAVEDFMRPDRIVVGADTPEAADIMRRLYADFTRNHDRIIVMGVRDAEMTKYAANAMLATKISFMNEIAALCDRLDVDAEKVRQGIGSDSRIGYSFIYPGCGYGGSCFPKDVTALVRMAEECDLDPLLLQAVHRRNERQKHVLFEKIVARFGADLSGLTFGVWGLAFKPGTDDLREAPSVVLLHELIGAGARILAYDPEAMEAARSQLPRAWFENGQLQLVLHQYAALEGIDALVLVTEWKPFRHPDFSAVKKMMKQPVIFDGRNQYEPAVMRENGFDYFGIGRRG; encoded by the coding sequence ATGAACATCACTATCGTCGGTACCGGATACGTAGGGCTCGTCACCGGGGCCTGTTTTGCTGAAATGGGGAACAGCGTCACCTGCGTCGATGTCGATGCGGCAAAGATCGACCGGCTCAACAACGGTCAGATCCCCATCTTCGAGCCGGGGCTCAAACCGATCGTCGCCAGCAACAGCAGGGAAGGGCGACTGCGCTTCACCACCGACCTCCCGGCGGCGATGAAGGAAGCCAAGGTCTACATGATCGCCGTCGGCACCCCCCCGGACGAGGACGGCTCCGCCGATCTCAAGCACGTCCTGGCCGTGGCGCGCACCATCGGCCAGAATCTCGAGAGCTACGCGGTGATCGTCGACAAGTCGACGGTCCCCGTCGGCACCGCCGACAGGGTGCGGGGTGCGATCGCCGTCGAACTGGAAAAACGCGGGGTGAAAATCCCCTTCGACGTCGTCAGCAACCCCGAGTTTCTCAAGGAAGGAGCGGCCGTCGAAGACTTCATGCGCCCCGACCGCATCGTCGTCGGCGCCGACACCCCCGAGGCCGCCGACATCATGCGCCGCCTCTATGCCGACTTCACCCGCAATCACGACCGGATTATCGTCATGGGGGTGCGGGATGCCGAGATGACCAAGTATGCCGCCAACGCCATGCTCGCCACCAAGATCTCCTTCATGAACGAGATCGCCGCCCTCTGCGACCGCCTCGATGTCGATGCCGAAAAGGTGCGCCAGGGGATCGGCTCGGACAGCCGCATCGGCTATTCCTTCATTTACCCCGGCTGCGGCTACGGCGGCTCCTGTTTCCCCAAGGATGTCACGGCGCTCGTCCGCATGGCCGAGGAGTGCGATCTCGATCCCCTCCTGCTGCAGGCGGTGCATCGCCGCAACGAGCGCCAGAAACACGTCCTCTTCGAAAAGATCGTCGCCCGCTTCGGCGCCGACCTCTCCGGTTTGACCTTCGGAGTCTGGGGGCTGGCCTTCAAGCCCGGCACCGACGATCTGCGCGAGGCGCCCTCGGTGGTCCTGCTTCACGAGCTCATCGGCGCCGGAGCGCGCATTCTCGCCTATGATCCCGAGGCGATGGAGGCCGCCCGCAGCCAGCTCCCCAGGGCCTGGTTCGAAAACGGACAGCTGCAGCTCGTCCTCCACCAGTACGCCGCCCTCGAAGGCATCGACGCCCTGGTGCTGGTCACCGAATGGAAACCGTTCCGCCACCCCGATTTTTCGGCGGTCAAGAAGATGATGAAACAGCCGGTGATCTTCGACGGCCGCAATCAGTACGAGCCGGCGGTGATGCGCGAAAACGGCTTCGACTACTTCGGCATCGGCCGCCGGGGGTAA
- a CDS encoding type II toxin-antitoxin system MqsA family antitoxin produces the protein MNATRHDPRLVCPACANGKLVRETRTARYEYRGEILDYEQSGDWCSSCEEAVLTGDDMAATEELLLDFMRQVEQRQAGELARIRRKLKLTQKQAAALTGGGHNAFSRYERGEARPLPAIMHLFRILDRHPELLDELREGRKAG, from the coding sequence ATGAATGCGACACGTCATGATCCTCGGCTGGTTTGTCCGGCCTGTGCAAACGGAAAGCTGGTGCGCGAGACGCGAACCGCCCGCTATGAGTATCGCGGCGAGATTCTTGACTACGAGCAGAGCGGTGATTGGTGTTCCTCTTGTGAAGAGGCTGTTTTGACTGGTGACGATATGGCGGCAACTGAAGAACTGCTTCTGGATTTCATGCGGCAAGTTGAGCAGAGGCAGGCTGGTGAGCTGGCACGCATCCGCAGAAAATTAAAGCTGACGCAGAAGCAGGCAGCGGCTCTGACCGGTGGCGGCCACAATGCTTTTTCCCGTTACGAAAGAGGGGAAGCCAGGCCACTTCCTGCGATCATGCACCTGTTTCGTATCCTCGACAGACATCCCGAGTTGCTTGACGAATTGCGAGAAGGCCGTAAGGCTGGATAG
- a CDS encoding type II toxin-antitoxin system MqsR family toxin → MEKRRAHYDLRAIQAQMSTVAGLRMTVTARHDALRAGVSLQAAVSIIQTLDQTCFYKSMTTHRSHDVWQDVYHGSWRGRMLYIKFQQDATGYFTISFKDI, encoded by the coding sequence ATGGAAAAGCGGAGGGCACATTACGATTTGCGGGCCATCCAGGCACAGATGTCGACTGTTGCTGGCCTGCGTATGACCGTGACCGCTCGTCATGATGCTTTACGGGCCGGAGTCAGTTTGCAGGCGGCAGTCTCGATTATCCAGACCCTTGATCAGACATGTTTCTATAAGTCGATGACAACGCATCGGAGCCATGATGTCTGGCAGGATGTTTACCATGGTTCATGGCGAGGCAGGATGCTGTACATCAAGTTTCAGCAGGATGCCACCGGATATTTCACGATTTCATTCAAGGATATCTAA
- a CDS encoding NAD-dependent epimerase, whose product MAKILVTGAAGFIGFHLSNRLLARGDTVVGLDNLNDYYDVRLKEARLARLEAHPGFRFVRMELSDRQGIESVFAEGGFDRVVHLAAQAGVRYSITHPHAYVESNLVGFVNILEGCRHGGVKHLVFASSSSVYGASTRMPFSIHDNVDHPVSLYAATKKANELMAHTYAHLYRLPCTGLRFFTVYGPWGRPDMAMFLFTRAILEGRPIDVYNYGKMRRDFTYVDDIVEGIIRVADNIARPNPDWTGDAPDPGTSSAPYRNYNIGNNNPVELLHLIEVIEDALGKKAEKILLPLQPGDVPATYADVDDLVRDVGFKPATSIEEGVGRFVAWYREYYGC is encoded by the coding sequence ATGGCCAAAATTCTTGTGACCGGCGCTGCCGGCTTTATCGGCTTTCATCTCTCCAACCGCCTGCTGGCGCGCGGCGACACGGTGGTCGGTCTCGATAACCTCAACGATTATTATGACGTGCGGCTCAAGGAGGCGCGGCTCGCCCGACTGGAGGCGCATCCGGGTTTTCGTTTTGTCCGGATGGAACTCTCCGACCGGCAAGGGATCGAGTCCGTTTTTGCCGAAGGAGGGTTCGACAGGGTCGTTCATCTGGCAGCCCAGGCCGGGGTGCGTTATTCCATCACCCATCCCCACGCCTATGTCGAGAGCAACCTCGTCGGGTTCGTCAACATTCTCGAAGGGTGCCGGCATGGTGGGGTCAAGCATCTGGTCTTTGCCTCCTCCTCCTCGGTCTACGGCGCCAGTACCCGCATGCCCTTTTCCATCCACGACAACGTCGACCATCCCGTCTCCCTTTATGCGGCGACCAAAAAGGCCAATGAACTGATGGCGCACACCTATGCCCATCTCTACCGCCTCCCCTGCACCGGCCTGCGCTTTTTCACCGTCTACGGCCCCTGGGGTCGACCGGACATGGCGATGTTCCTCTTTACCAGGGCCATTCTCGAAGGGCGGCCGATCGACGTCTACAATTACGGCAAGATGCGGCGGGATTTCACCTACGTCGACGATATCGTCGAAGGGATCATCCGCGTCGCCGACAACATCGCCCGCCCCAACCCGGACTGGACCGGAGACGCTCCCGACCCCGGGACGAGCAGCGCCCCCTACCGCAACTACAATATCGGCAACAACAACCCCGTGGAGCTGCTGCACCTGATCGAGGTGATCGAGGACGCCCTGGGCAAAAAGGCCGAGAAGATCCTCCTCCCCCTTCAGCCCGGCGACGTCCCGGCGACCTACGCCGACGTCGACGACCTGGTCCGGGACGTTGGTTTCAAGCCGGCCACCTCCATCGAGGAGGGGGTCGGGCGGTTCGTCGCCTGGTACAGGGAATATTATGGGTGTTGA
- a CDS encoding tyrosine-protein phosphatase yields the protein MNDWHCHLLPGLDDGARSLDEALLMARQLAGAGFTEVYCTPHCIRGTYDNTPQTVRRGVLELQSALDGEDIPLRLHPGMEYYLDEYFPEALDDPQPLGGTSLLLVEAPSRAEPALVRENIHRAVRCGFTPLLAHPERTLFFDQAPPGDLSWTRIGRALRFFSPPPSPVATELSPDSELGYLRDMGCLFQGNLGSFAGVYGARVRRRAAALHGSGIYHCFGSDGHSPDSLEKVLEGLKAL from the coding sequence ATGAACGACTGGCACTGCCATCTCCTTCCCGGCCTCGACGACGGGGCGCGAAGTCTCGATGAGGCGCTTCTCATGGCCCGTCAGTTAGCCGGCGCCGGTTTTACCGAGGTCTACTGCACACCCCACTGTATCCGCGGCACCTATGACAACACCCCGCAGACGGTGCGGCGGGGAGTCCTTGAGCTGCAGTCCGCTCTGGACGGGGAGGATATACCCCTGCGCCTTCATCCGGGGATGGAATACTACCTCGACGAGTATTTCCCCGAGGCCCTCGACGACCCCCAGCCCCTCGGCGGCACCTCCCTCCTCCTGGTCGAGGCTCCCTCCCGGGCTGAGCCCGCCCTGGTGCGCGAGAACATCCATCGCGCCGTGCGCTGCGGTTTTACCCCCCTCCTCGCCCATCCGGAACGGACGCTCTTTTTCGACCAGGCGCCGCCAGGAGATCTGAGCTGGACCCGGATCGGCCGTGCCCTTCGGTTTTTCTCTCCTCCCCCGTCCCCTGTTGCCACAGAACTCTCCCCCGATTCCGAGCTCGGTTACCTGCGGGACATGGGCTGTCTCTTCCAGGGGAACCTCGGCTCCTTTGCCGGCGTCTACGGAGCCAGGGTGCGCCGCCGGGCGGCGGCCCTGCACGGCTCCGGGATTTACCACTGTTTCGGCAGCGACGGACACAGTCCCGATTCTCTGGAAAAGGTTCTGGAAGGGCTTAAGGCTTTGTAA
- a CDS encoding GumC family protein, whose translation MDNQNPQFSTPPTEEIHLQDYLNVLFRRRRVFLLAFAAVVISVSLYTLLMKPVYEVSTTLHVRDEKVRGGGVLDDLGLSRQNPVETEIEILKSRTNAEDVVERLNLTWQVAERSADLDFRILEFASSAEIPAFRVEITGPDTFQVRDSTKQILGQGTSGKRLQQGDLTLVLDGLSGKAGDSFKLTLLPFNDVVSALREGVRASEVGKGTNIIRASYQSTDPVRARQVVNTLATVYLERSILLKTEEARKSVEFIEKQLEEVRTLLDSAEKSLEVYKREAGIVRLDSEAQSLIERLSLAEKERSAVSLRRRQVDFALETLNAAIELEQGYAPSVLLDDPVVAALAQQLAALEVERRGLLVEVTEAHPLMQALQDQIREIQSKLLNIYQSTRQSLSVRIASLTADMDRYEAGLRKLPAAEQQLARLTRLATVNADIYTFLLQKHEEARIARASTISNISVIDSAITPDRPVKPQKKKNLLLGLIVGAMLGIGLAFFQEYLDDTIKDADTAKRILGLAILAVIPHIGPRPGKPEKIGEGEEQRPLITHFAPRSPAAEAFRSLRTSLHFSGVGGEKKVVLVTSCFPGEGKTTIAANLAETLAQTDARVLLIGCDLRRPTLHAVFGASRTPGLTEILIGDATFDETVHPTGIHQLDFISAGTTPPNPAELLGSQRMVDLLQELRGRYDTIVLDAPPLLAVTDASILTSLSDRVAVVLEAGGVQIKAAQRLRELLDEAQAPVAGLILNDKTGKGMEYYASYRGRSGKYKYGYGYYSSGYSDESSGPDSSGWWQTVKEFFRFRR comes from the coding sequence ATGGATAACCAGAACCCGCAATTTTCCACTCCGCCGACCGAGGAAATTCATCTTCAGGACTACCTCAATGTCCTGTTCCGCAGGCGGCGTGTTTTTCTCCTCGCCTTTGCCGCGGTGGTGATCTCCGTATCTCTCTACACCCTGCTCATGAAGCCGGTCTACGAGGTTTCGACGACCCTCCATGTACGGGACGAAAAGGTGCGGGGGGGCGGGGTCCTCGATGACCTCGGCCTTTCGCGTCAAAACCCGGTGGAGACCGAGATCGAAATCCTCAAGTCGCGGACCAACGCCGAGGATGTGGTGGAGCGTCTCAACCTCACCTGGCAGGTCGCAGAACGAAGTGCGGATCTCGATTTCCGGATTCTCGAATTTGCCAGCAGCGCCGAAATTCCTGCTTTTCGCGTGGAAATCACCGGACCCGATACTTTCCAGGTGCGCGACAGCACGAAGCAGATCCTCGGCCAGGGGACGAGCGGCAAACGGCTGCAGCAGGGGGATCTCACCCTGGTTCTCGACGGCCTGAGCGGAAAAGCGGGGGACAGCTTCAAACTGACCCTTCTCCCTTTCAATGACGTGGTCAGCGCCCTGCGCGAAGGGGTGCGGGCCTCGGAGGTCGGCAAGGGGACCAACATCATCCGCGCCTCCTACCAGAGCACCGACCCCGTCCGCGCCCGTCAGGTGGTCAACACCCTGGCCACCGTTTATCTGGAGCGCTCCATCCTCCTCAAGACCGAGGAAGCGCGCAAATCGGTGGAGTTCATCGAGAAGCAGCTCGAAGAGGTGCGCACCCTCCTCGATTCCGCCGAAAAGAGCCTCGAAGTCTACAAACGGGAGGCGGGGATCGTGCGCCTCGACAGCGAAGCCCAGTCCCTCATCGAGCGCCTCTCCCTCGCCGAGAAGGAGCGCAGCGCCGTCTCTCTGCGCCGCCGGCAGGTCGATTTCGCTCTCGAGACGCTCAACGCAGCCATCGAACTGGAGCAGGGGTATGCCCCTTCGGTCCTTCTCGACGATCCGGTGGTGGCCGCCCTCGCGCAGCAGCTGGCGGCTCTCGAAGTCGAGAGGCGGGGTCTGCTGGTCGAGGTCACCGAAGCCCATCCCTTGATGCAGGCGCTGCAGGACCAGATCCGCGAGATCCAGTCGAAACTCCTCAACATCTACCAGAGCACCCGGCAGAGCCTTTCGGTACGCATCGCCTCACTTACGGCGGACATGGACCGCTACGAGGCCGGCCTCCGCAAACTCCCGGCCGCCGAGCAGCAGCTGGCGCGCCTCACCCGCCTGGCCACGGTCAATGCCGACATCTACACCTTCCTCCTGCAGAAGCATGAGGAGGCGCGCATCGCCCGGGCCTCGACCATCAGCAACATCAGCGTCATCGACTCGGCCATCACCCCCGATCGGCCGGTCAAGCCGCAGAAGAAAAAGAACCTCCTTCTCGGCCTCATCGTCGGTGCCATGCTCGGCATCGGTCTGGCCTTTTTTCAGGAATATCTCGACGATACCATCAAGGACGCCGACACCGCCAAACGCATTCTCGGCCTGGCGATCCTCGCCGTCATCCCCCACATCGGTCCCCGTCCCGGAAAGCCGGAAAAAATCGGCGAGGGAGAGGAGCAACGGCCGCTGATCACCCACTTCGCTCCCCGCTCCCCCGCTGCCGAGGCCTTCCGCAGCCTGCGCACCAGCCTCCATTTCTCCGGCGTCGGCGGCGAGAAGAAGGTGGTCCTGGTCACCAGCTGCTTTCCCGGCGAGGGGAAGACCACCATCGCTGCCAACCTGGCTGAAACCCTGGCCCAGACCGACGCCCGCGTTCTGCTGATCGGCTGCGACCTGCGCCGTCCGACGCTGCATGCCGTCTTCGGCGCCAGCCGGACCCCCGGCCTCACCGAGATTCTCATCGGCGACGCCACCTTCGACGAGACGGTCCACCCCACGGGGATTCACCAGCTCGACTTCATCAGCGCCGGCACCACCCCGCCGAACCCCGCCGAACTCCTCGGTTCGCAGCGGATGGTCGATCTCCTGCAGGAGCTGCGCGGACGCTATGACACCATCGTCCTCGATGCGCCGCCGCTCCTGGCCGTCACCGATGCCTCGATTCTCACCTCCCTGAGCGACCGGGTCGCCGTCGTCCTCGAAGCCGGCGGCGTTCAGATCAAGGCTGCCCAGCGCCTCCGCGAGCTCCTCGATGAGGCCCAGGCCCCCGTCGCCGGCCTGATTCTCAACGACAAGACCGGCAAGGGGATGGAATACTACGCCTCCTACCGGGGACGCAGCGGCAAGTACAAGTACGGTTACGGCTACTACTCCAGCGGCTATTCCGACGAGTCTTCCGGTCCGGACTCCTCCGGATGGTGGCAGACCGTCAAGGAGTTCTTCCGCTTCCGGCGCTGA
- a CDS encoding polysaccharide biosynthesis/export family protein, translating to MARSPALSVLFSLLLFLLVLGGCASYTDLPPGTVLAVTGSPVIEQEDVSVPLLAAEEPPLLDYVVGPGDVLFVNVNGRPELGSPGTTGGSTRIPGSRIDGAGNLRLPLVGSVFVAGLTVSQVQERLQEVFALYLNTPWVVVEVAEYHSQPLYLLGQFRNAGTYYMDRPLNLLQGLSLGGGMVDSANLRSARLIRDGQTVPVDIYELLRQGETQGNHWLKPGDTLFVPDDKNQNVFVFGAVKKPGPVPMPNGRLSLAQALASAGIDGTTDNEKHLRIIRSHSAVRGELIVVDLEQILRGKSLPYPLSEGDIIFVPRSAIGNWNQALGEILPSLQTFSAILQPFVQIKFLQDN from the coding sequence ATGGCACGTTCTCCAGCTCTCTCCGTCCTTTTTTCACTCCTTCTGTTCCTCCTTGTTCTGGGCGGTTGCGCCTCCTACACCGATCTCCCTCCGGGGACGGTCCTGGCCGTTACCGGGTCGCCGGTGATCGAGCAGGAAGACGTCTCCGTCCCCCTTCTGGCCGCCGAAGAGCCCCCTCTCCTCGACTATGTCGTCGGCCCCGGCGACGTCCTTTTTGTCAACGTCAACGGTCGCCCCGAGCTGGGGAGCCCCGGCACGACCGGCGGCTCGACCCGCATCCCCGGGAGTCGCATCGACGGGGCCGGCAACCTGCGCCTCCCCCTGGTGGGGAGCGTCTTCGTCGCCGGGTTGACCGTATCCCAGGTCCAGGAACGGCTGCAGGAGGTCTTCGCTCTTTATCTCAACACCCCCTGGGTGGTGGTCGAGGTCGCCGAGTATCACAGCCAGCCCCTCTACCTCCTCGGCCAGTTCCGCAACGCCGGAACCTACTACATGGATCGCCCCCTGAACCTTCTTCAGGGGCTCTCCCTCGGCGGCGGCATGGTCGATTCCGCCAACCTGCGCAGCGCCCGGCTGATCCGCGACGGGCAGACCGTCCCGGTCGATATCTACGAGTTGCTCCGCCAGGGTGAAACCCAGGGGAATCACTGGCTCAAGCCGGGGGATACCCTCTTTGTGCCCGATGACAAGAACCAGAATGTCTTCGTCTTCGGCGCCGTCAAAAAGCCCGGACCGGTGCCGATGCCCAACGGCCGCCTCTCCCTGGCCCAGGCCCTGGCCTCCGCCGGCATCGACGGAACCACCGACAACGAGAAGCATCTTCGCATCATCCGTTCCCATTCCGCCGTCCGGGGGGAACTCATCGTCGTCGATCTCGAGCAGATCCTGCGCGGCAAGAGCCTCCCTTATCCGCTCTCCGAGGGGGACATCATCTTCGTGCCGCGCAGCGCCATCGGCAACTGGAACCAGGCTCTCGGCGAGATCCTCCCTTCGCTGCAGACGTTCAGCGCCATTCTGCAGCCCTTTGTCCAGATCAAGTTCCTCCAGGATAATTAG
- a CDS encoding PHP domain-containing protein: MSDTIDLHLHSTCSDGGYSPTAVVEMAAAAGLAAIALADHDNIDGIDEARGAGDRLGIEVLTGVELSVVWENFEDIHLLGYGFDHKNAALMEALAGFRDFRERRNEMIVVRVNERLAVEGRAPIDFAEVQVSAGGTVGRPHIAMALREKGYVRNNEEAFNRYLVPCNVPKRAFPIAEAIALVHGAGGVTVLAHPPFITTERKTFLQLLDTLIPFGLDGVEAWNSGSNNDEIDWYITAARRRGLIVTGGSDFHGNEEGSVRIGSGRGNLKIPYACVEEIRRRLNR, encoded by the coding sequence ATGTCCGACACCATCGATCTGCATCTGCACAGCACCTGTTCCGATGGCGGCTATTCTCCGACGGCGGTGGTCGAGATGGCTGCCGCGGCGGGGCTTGCCGCCATCGCCCTGGCCGACCACGACAATATCGACGGCATCGACGAGGCAAGGGGGGCCGGCGACCGGCTCGGTATCGAGGTTCTCACCGGGGTCGAGCTGTCGGTGGTCTGGGAGAATTTCGAGGACATCCACCTCCTCGGTTACGGTTTCGACCACAAAAACGCCGCCCTGATGGAGGCCCTGGCAGGTTTCCGGGATTTTCGCGAGCGGCGCAACGAGATGATCGTCGTCCGGGTCAACGAGAGGCTGGCCGTCGAGGGGCGGGCGCCCATCGATTTCGCCGAAGTGCAGGTCAGCGCCGGCGGTACCGTCGGGCGTCCGCATATCGCCATGGCCCTGCGGGAGAAGGGGTATGTCCGCAACAACGAGGAGGCCTTCAACCGCTACCTGGTCCCCTGCAATGTCCCCAAGCGCGCCTTCCCCATCGCCGAGGCTATCGCCCTGGTACATGGCGCCGGCGGGGTGACGGTCCTCGCCCATCCCCCCTTCATCACCACCGAGCGCAAGACGTTCCTGCAACTTCTCGACACCCTGATCCCCTTCGGGCTCGACGGCGTCGAGGCCTGGAACAGCGGCTCGAACAACGATGAAATTGACTGGTATATCACCGCTGCCCGCCGTCGCGGCCTCATCGTCACCGGCGGTTCCGACTTTCACGGCAACGAGGAGGGGAGTGTGCGCATCGGAAGCGGCCGCGGTAACCTTAAGATCCCCTACGCCTGCGTCGAGGAAATCCGCCGGCGTTTGAACCGGTGA